Proteins from one Deltaproteobacteria bacterium genomic window:
- a CDS encoding SprT-like domain-containing protein, with protein MYDGKTRKAELQETLERGLLQGLSLEWEHALWVLDETQRHGFKKPLFSLRDMGRQLGSWSRLKNEISLSRRHVLNCPWDDTREILLHEMAHQYADQVLGAHEESPHGPLFKKACHLLRANPAASGTCRPLHARLHEHPRNPHDRHVIRIRKLMSLAESKNIHEAEAAMAKAHELMEKYNIECLQQGKSRNFMSVFVGDPALRHFREAYYLANLLQDYYFVQGLWVSAYVLDKGRMGRVLEISGTAQNIKIASYVHVFVNRYIETRWREYNQGKKLGRYRKSDFAVGLIEGFTNKLSGGRQFYRESRAADTRALVTHDDLLLKGYMAHRYPHTRSFSRSSLNHDAGIVEDGFEIGKRMIISKGIERRQAPRDPARTKLLAQNNA; from the coding sequence ATGTACGACGGAAAAACACGCAAGGCAGAACTGCAGGAAACGCTGGAACGCGGCCTCCTGCAAGGATTGTCCCTGGAGTGGGAACATGCGCTGTGGGTGCTCGACGAAACGCAGCGACACGGTTTTAAAAAACCGTTGTTCAGCCTCAGGGACATGGGCCGCCAACTGGGGTCCTGGTCGCGCTTAAAAAACGAGATAAGTCTCAGCAGGCGACATGTACTGAACTGCCCCTGGGATGACACCAGGGAAATCCTTCTTCACGAAATGGCTCACCAGTATGCGGATCAGGTTCTCGGTGCCCATGAAGAAAGCCCCCACGGGCCTCTTTTCAAGAAGGCCTGCCACCTTTTAAGGGCGAATCCGGCGGCCTCGGGAACTTGCCGGCCGCTTCACGCAAGGCTGCATGAACACCCCCGCAACCCACACGACCGCCACGTGATCCGCATTAGAAAGCTCATGTCCCTGGCGGAAAGCAAAAATATCCACGAGGCCGAAGCGGCGATGGCCAAAGCCCACGAACTCATGGAAAAATACAATATCGAATGCCTGCAGCAGGGCAAATCCCGCAATTTTATGAGTGTTTTTGTGGGCGATCCGGCGCTGCGTCATTTCCGCGAAGCTTACTACCTGGCCAATCTGCTTCAAGATTACTATTTCGTGCAGGGGTTGTGGGTCTCGGCCTATGTGCTCGATAAGGGACGGATGGGAAGGGTTCTTGAAATCAGCGGAACCGCTCAGAACATTAAAATAGCTTCCTATGTTCACGTTTTCGTCAATCGCTACATCGAAACCCGGTGGCGTGAGTACAATCAGGGGAAAAAACTGGGGCGATACCGCAAGTCTGATTTTGCTGTGGGCCTTATCGAGGGTTTTACCAACAAGCTGTCCGGTGGCAGGCAGTTCTATAGGGAATCTCGAGCCGCCGACACCCGCGCCCTGGTAACCCACGACGACCTGCTGCTTAAAGGCTACATGGCCCACAGATACCCGCACACCAGGAGTTTCTCGAGAAGCTCCCTGAATCACGATGCCGGTATCGTGGAGGACGGGTTCGAGATCGGTAAAAGAATGATCATCTCCAAAGGAATCGAACGGCGGCAGGCACCCCGGGACCCTGCCCGTACGAAACTGCTGGCTCAAAACAACGCCTGA
- a CDS encoding amidohydrolase, which translates to MQDLDVTIVQCELVWEDAAANLALFERRFKESVGRTDLVVLPEMFTTGFSMNAEKLAEEMTGETVAWMRETALAGKTAVTGSFIARDAGRFYNRLIWVQSDGTLHVYDKKHLFRMSGEHEIYSAGDKNITLVLKGWRIRPFICYDLRFPSWTRNVDNAYDAAVFVANWPAPRSMHWRTLLRARAIENLSYVIGVNRIGKDGNGRMYDGCSSIIGPAGEIICQKKQEPAIHTARLSHASLEVYRESFPAWMDADDPVAAGREVER; encoded by the coding sequence ATGCAGGATTTAGACGTTACCATCGTTCAATGCGAGCTTGTCTGGGAAGATGCCGCAGCCAACCTCGCTTTATTCGAACGGCGTTTCAAGGAATCGGTTGGCCGGACAGATCTGGTCGTGCTCCCGGAGATGTTTACCACCGGGTTCAGCATGAACGCCGAAAAATTGGCGGAGGAAATGACCGGAGAAACCGTCGCCTGGATGCGAGAAACCGCCCTGGCAGGCAAGACAGCCGTCACCGGAAGTTTTATTGCCCGGGATGCGGGTAGATTCTACAACCGGCTGATCTGGGTTCAATCCGACGGTACCCTGCACGTCTACGACAAAAAGCACCTGTTCCGCATGTCCGGAGAACATGAAATTTACAGCGCCGGTGATAAAAACATTACCCTTGTCCTCAAGGGCTGGCGCATCCGGCCTTTCATCTGCTACGACCTTCGTTTTCCGTCCTGGACACGGAATGTGGACAACGCATATGATGCCGCCGTGTTTGTGGCCAACTGGCCGGCGCCGCGTTCCATGCACTGGCGCACCCTGCTGCGAGCCAGGGCCATAGAGAACCTGAGTTATGTCATCGGGGTAAACCGGATAGGAAAAGACGGCAACGGACGGATGTATGACGGCTGTTCTTCCATTATCGGTCCTGCGGGTGAAATCATCTGCCAAAAAAAGCAGGAGCCCGCCATCCACACGGCACGCCTTTCGCACGCCTCTCTCGAGGTCTACCGTGAATCCTTTCCGGCATGGATGGATGCGGACGATCCGGTGGCCGCTGGTCGGGAAGTCGAAAGGTAA
- a CDS encoding methionine aminotransferase — translation MLKISSKLPDVGVTIFSVMTALANEHRAINLSQGFPDFDVAPELIERVTAYMNAGANQYAPMPGLPVLREKIARKVSGCYGFDYDPVTEITVTSGATEAIFAAVAATVHRDDEVLIFEPAYDAYAPIVTLNGGIPRYIQLKTPDYRIDWDEVRDALGPKTRLLILNTPHNPTGSILTTQDIDALKQILENTDTMILSDEVYEHIIFDGSRHESIARYPELAARSFVVSSFGKTYHTTGWKIGYCLAPEALSRELQRVHQFLTFSSNTPIQHAYADFLDKQGLYLELGAFYQEKRDLFLRLMQGSRFTPIACSGTYFQLMSYAPISTEADIDFSRRITIEHGVASIPVSVFYNDRQDHHVIRFCFAKKDETLEKAAEKLCRI, via the coding sequence ATGTTGAAAATCAGCTCAAAACTCCCCGATGTCGGCGTTACAATTTTTTCAGTCATGACCGCCCTGGCCAACGAGCACAGGGCCATCAACCTGTCTCAGGGATTTCCGGACTTCGACGTCGCCCCGGAGTTGATCGAACGGGTGACCGCTTACATGAACGCAGGCGCAAATCAATATGCTCCCATGCCGGGCCTGCCCGTCCTGCGTGAAAAAATTGCCCGTAAAGTATCGGGTTGCTACGGGTTCGACTATGATCCGGTGACAGAAATTACCGTAACCTCGGGAGCCACCGAAGCCATTTTCGCGGCCGTTGCCGCCACCGTGCACAGGGATGACGAAGTCCTGATATTTGAGCCGGCATACGACGCCTACGCACCGATAGTGACGCTGAATGGCGGGATTCCCCGCTATATTCAACTGAAAACACCGGACTACCGGATCGACTGGGATGAGGTCCGGGACGCACTCGGACCGAAAACACGGCTGTTGATATTGAATACACCCCACAACCCCACCGGCAGCATCCTTACCACTCAGGACATCGACGCACTGAAGCAGATCCTCGAAAACACCGACACCATGATCCTGAGCGACGAGGTGTATGAGCACATCATTTTCGACGGCTCCCGCCATGAAAGCATCGCCAGGTATCCCGAACTGGCTGCGCGCAGCTTCGTGGTCAGCTCCTTCGGCAAAACCTACCACACCACCGGCTGGAAAATCGGCTATTGTCTGGCGCCAGAGGCCCTGTCGCGGGAACTGCAGCGCGTGCACCAGTTTCTGACGTTTTCATCCAACACACCGATACAGCACGCCTACGCGGATTTCCTGGACAAACAGGGCCTCTACTTGGAACTGGGAGCGTTCTACCAGGAAAAGCGCGATCTGTTTCTCCGGTTGATGCAGGGATCGCGCTTCACGCCGATAGCGTGCAGCGGAACTTATTTCCAATTGATGAGCTATGCACCCATCTCAACCGAAGCGGACATCGATTTTTCCCGGCGGATAACCATCGAACACGGGGTGGCATCCATTCCGGTATCCGTGTTCTACAACGACCGGCAGGACCATCACGTAATCCGGTTTTGTTTTGCCAAAAAAGATGAAACCCTAGAAAAGGCGGCTGAAAAACTATGCAGGATTTAG
- a CDS encoding WYL domain-containing protein — MARGDQLGRQWKIIRRLIASNQGKSVRELAAELECHPRTVYRDLEALQVAGFPVYNERVANKSTWSLLESAKHLIPVPFNVTELMALYFSRDMLKALKDTVFYDALESLLLKVKTTLPAEYLQYLAQFEDSLKVGFKAHKNYGPHGKIIDSVNRAVVGRTHVIIQYYAMHRKKMSRRKVAPYKIWYFDGTFYMLAYCLLRKGIRLFAIDRIKSIENTDDIFEMPPDFDADELMQTSFGTFLGEPVEVVIWFSADIAGYIEEKVWHASQEIEEQADGSILFKIEVAGTEEIKFWLLTWGAKARVVRPRALQDEMRQEIANMLTLYKAETNQGQAYRQD, encoded by the coding sequence ATGGCCAGAGGAGACCAATTGGGAAGGCAGTGGAAAATCATTCGCAGGCTCATCGCCTCGAATCAGGGAAAGTCCGTACGTGAACTGGCCGCCGAATTGGAATGCCACCCCAGAACCGTGTACCGGGACCTCGAAGCCCTGCAGGTGGCGGGCTTCCCGGTTTATAACGAACGTGTGGCCAACAAAAGCACGTGGTCACTCCTGGAGTCCGCCAAGCATCTCATTCCCGTTCCCTTCAACGTCACCGAACTGATGGCCCTCTACTTCAGCCGGGACATGCTGAAAGCACTCAAGGACACCGTCTTTTACGATGCCCTGGAGTCGTTGCTCCTGAAAGTGAAAACCACCCTTCCCGCAGAGTATCTTCAATATCTGGCCCAATTTGAAGACAGCCTGAAAGTCGGCTTCAAGGCACATAAAAATTACGGACCGCACGGGAAGATCATCGACAGCGTAAATCGTGCTGTGGTCGGGCGGACACACGTCATTATCCAATATTACGCCATGCACCGCAAAAAAATGAGCCGGCGTAAGGTTGCTCCTTATAAGATCTGGTATTTCGATGGAACATTTTATATGCTGGCTTATTGCCTTCTGCGAAAAGGCATCCGGCTGTTTGCGATCGACCGCATCAAATCGATCGAAAATACGGATGACATCTTTGAGATGCCTCCCGATTTCGATGCCGATGAATTGATGCAGACCAGTTTCGGCACTTTCCTGGGAGAGCCTGTCGAGGTGGTCATCTGGTTTTCAGCCGACATCGCCGGATACATCGAAGAAAAGGTATGGCATGCGAGCCAGGAAATCGAAGAACAGGCTGACGGCTCCATCCTCTTCAAGATAGAGGTGGCCGGCACGGAAGAGATCAAATTCTGGCTGCTGACGTGGGGAGCCAAAGCACGGGTGGTCAGGCCCCGGGCGCTGCAGGACGAAATGAGGCAAGAGATAGCTAACATGCTCACATTGTATAAGGCGGAAACAAATCAAGGTCAGGCTTATAGGCAAGATTGA
- a CDS encoding M15 family metallopeptidase: MKILLATCACNCFPDAALAGTHTPHRPPGVIPGGDGSPQEAFGRRNFRVNGLGQIVLFPADYALLRSTSERLARVQLVAGHGNFALMNIEDAFAHARYDPSIGAFTRDEIRFMHKIFHQNARLYGFKGEKPLTAITDDIGGADFVRVPGTGNYLFTGTSIKTYHKMSSDVGKKLILTSGIRGIAKQFYLFFRKAVKTKGNLSIASRSLAPPGYSFHGVGDFDVGSIGLGSDNFTRHFTQTDVFKKIRKLDYVRLRYTESNRLGVRFEPWHIKVI, translated from the coding sequence TTGAAGATATTGCTGGCAACCTGCGCCTGCAATTGTTTTCCCGATGCCGCTTTGGCGGGCACGCACACACCTCATCGGCCGCCGGGCGTAATCCCCGGGGGCGACGGCAGCCCGCAGGAAGCGTTCGGGCGCCGCAACTTCAGGGTGAACGGCCTGGGCCAAATCGTTCTTTTCCCCGCGGATTATGCACTGCTCCGATCGACGAGCGAACGCCTCGCCCGTGTGCAACTTGTCGCCGGGCACGGCAACTTTGCGCTGATGAACATCGAAGACGCCTTTGCCCATGCACGCTATGATCCGAGTATCGGCGCTTTCACCCGTGACGAAATCCGCTTCATGCATAAGATCTTCCACCAGAACGCCCGCCTGTATGGATTCAAGGGGGAAAAACCGCTTACGGCCATAACCGACGACATCGGAGGCGCTGATTTCGTCCGGGTTCCCGGGACCGGCAACTACCTCTTCACGGGCACCTCCATTAAGACATATCACAAAATGTCCAGCGACGTCGGTAAAAAGCTGATCCTGACCTCCGGCATAAGGGGAATCGCCAAACAGTTCTACCTTTTCTTCAGGAAAGCGGTCAAAACAAAAGGCAACCTGTCAATCGCTTCACGGTCGCTGGCCCCTCCCGGGTATTCTTTTCATGGTGTCGGTGACTTCGACGTGGGCAGTATCGGATTGGGAAGCGATAACTTTACCCGCCATTTCACCCAGACGGATGTTTTCAAAAAGATCCGCAAACTCGATTATGTACGGCTCCGCTATACCGAAAGCAATCGTCTCGGCGTGCGTTTCGAGCCATGGCACATCAAGGTGATCTGA
- a CDS encoding PilZ domain-containing protein, translating to MDRKDISERRKQKRFKAVNGAFAAVRDNANQLGQIRDISFGGLAFKYLANERINNGARALDIFISRHQVYIKNIPFQPVRDTMIEKENPLSTVSVRQLGVKFGRLNADQLSRLKHMIQHHTIGES from the coding sequence ATGGATCGAAAAGATATCAGCGAACGCAGAAAACAAAAACGGTTTAAAGCGGTAAACGGCGCCTTTGCTGCCGTGAGAGACAACGCCAACCAGCTGGGTCAAATCAGAGATATCAGTTTCGGCGGACTCGCCTTCAAATATCTGGCCAATGAGAGGATTAACAACGGAGCCCGTGCTCTGGATATTTTCATATCCAGGCATCAAGTGTATATCAAAAACATTCCCTTTCAACCCGTACGCGACACCATGATTGAAAAGGAAAACCCTCTCAGCACCGTTTCTGTGCGTCAGCTGGGTGTCAAATTCGGACGGCTAAATGCCGATCAACTGTCCCGGCTGAAACACATGATACAGCACCATACCATTGGAGAGTCCTGA
- a CDS encoding rhomboid family intramembrane serine protease, whose translation MNGNKRKPVLCPNCRRLVGSDDTTCPYCGTRKPRSLLNRYFFGAVMNDPDKLIKAIIGLNVLMYAISLLLSPGGRQFSGNPLSMLSPGSRGLLLFGATGTIPIDQMHRWWSLLSANYLHAGILHILFNMLALWQIAPLIVREYGLSRMLVIYTLGGVAGFGISYLVGVQLTIGASAAICSLIGAALYFGINRGGVYGQAVYRQVGGWAVSLFVFGFLIPGINNWGHAGGMLAGALLGALLGYREKKRETRWHLITARITAVLTVVTLLGATLSGVQYLLS comes from the coding sequence ATGAACGGCAACAAAAGGAAGCCGGTACTGTGCCCCAACTGCCGGAGACTGGTGGGCAGCGATGATACCACATGCCCCTACTGCGGGACGCGTAAACCGCGGTCGTTGTTAAATCGCTATTTTTTCGGCGCCGTGATGAACGACCCCGACAAGCTGATCAAGGCCATCATCGGCCTCAACGTTCTGATGTATGCCATCTCCCTGCTGTTGTCGCCGGGGGGCCGCCAATTTTCCGGTAACCCCCTCTCCATGCTTTCACCGGGCAGCCGGGGCCTGCTGTTGTTTGGCGCCACGGGAACCATCCCCATCGACCAGATGCATCGCTGGTGGTCCCTCCTTTCCGCCAACTATCTGCACGCGGGCATCCTGCACATCCTTTTCAACATGCTTGCCCTGTGGCAGATCGCCCCGTTGATCGTACGCGAATACGGGTTGTCCAGGATGCTGGTCATCTACACCCTGGGAGGCGTGGCCGGATTCGGCATCAGCTATCTGGTGGGCGTCCAGTTGACCATCGGGGCTTCCGCCGCCATATGCAGCCTGATCGGAGCGGCGCTTTATTTCGGAATAAACAGGGGGGGCGTTTACGGTCAGGCGGTCTACAGGCAGGTCGGTGGATGGGCCGTCAGTCTCTTCGTGTTCGGATTTCTGATACCCGGCATTAACAACTGGGGGCATGCCGGCGGCATGTTGGCCGGGGCCCTGCTCGGCGCCCTTTTAGGTTACAGGGAAAAGAAAAGAGAGACCCGCTGGCATCTCATTACAGCCCGCATAACCGCGGTCTTGACGGTAGTCACACTTTTAGGAGCCACCTTGTCCGGCGTGCAGTACCTCCTCTCCTGA
- a CDS encoding divalent-cation tolerance protein CutA, with the protein MSDARIYLVYMTAGDRDEARSIGRALVESGLAACANILDRMTSIYAWEGTIQEDSEVVVIAKTTAERFPELKARVEAMHSYDCPCILAVDVMQGHGPFLDWIRDSVGGDMRC; encoded by the coding sequence ATGAGCGACGCGAGGATATACTTGGTGTACATGACGGCGGGTGACAGGGACGAAGCGCGTTCCATCGGCCGGGCATTGGTCGAATCCGGTCTGGCGGCCTGTGCGAATATCCTGGACCGCATGACCTCGATATATGCATGGGAAGGGACGATTCAGGAGGACAGCGAGGTGGTCGTCATTGCCAAAACGACGGCCGAGCGGTTTCCGGAATTGAAAGCCAGAGTTGAAGCAATGCACAGCTATGATTGCCCCTGCATACTGGCTGTTGACGTGATGCAGGGCCATGGGCCCTTCCTGGACTGGATTCGAGATTCAGTCGGCGGGGATATGCGATGCTGA
- a CDS encoding GatB/YqeY domain-containing protein — protein sequence MTIQEKIKQDLTAAIKARDEEKKNALRVAMGEFGRSDKKSLSDDDVINILKKLIKSEREMLQQTGESEDSPFIDVIAAYLPPMAAESEITAWIKGNIDFSQFNSKMQAMGPIMKHFGAQADGNMVKEILKNL from the coding sequence ATGACCATTCAGGAAAAAATCAAACAGGACCTCACGGCAGCCATCAAGGCCAGAGATGAAGAAAAAAAGAACGCACTGCGCGTGGCCATGGGTGAATTCGGCAGGTCCGACAAAAAATCGCTTTCCGATGATGATGTCATCAACATATTGAAAAAGCTGATCAAATCGGAAAGAGAAATGCTGCAGCAAACGGGTGAATCGGAAGATTCGCCCTTTATCGACGTGATTGCCGCCTATCTTCCCCCAATGGCTGCCGAATCGGAAATTACCGCCTGGATAAAGGGAAACATCGATTTTTCGCAATTCAACAGCAAAATGCAGGCCATGGGCCCCATCATGAAGCACTTCGGCGCTCAGGCTGACGGCAATATGGTAAAGGAGATTCTGAAAAACCTGTGA
- a CDS encoding response regulator transcription factor, whose product MRILLVEDDLKIASFVKKGLEASGFTVDHVPDGEEGLNLAMTEPYDTAIVDLMLPKIDGLTLIRQIRSGRVNTPVLILSARDAIDDRVKGLQTGGDDYLTKPFSFSELLARVQALIRRSSHTVEPTLLKAADLTVDLLSRRVARGEETIELQPLEFSLLEYLVRNKDKVVSKTMIMEHVWNYNFDPQTNVVEARICRLRDKVDKGFERKLIQTIRGVGYVLKESD is encoded by the coding sequence ATGCGAATTTTGCTGGTGGAAGATGACCTGAAAATTGCTTCCTTCGTCAAGAAGGGGCTGGAGGCCTCCGGTTTTACGGTCGATCATGTTCCTGACGGGGAAGAAGGCCTCAATCTGGCCATGACGGAACCGTATGACACGGCCATCGTCGATCTCATGCTGCCGAAGATCGACGGGTTGACACTCATACGACAGATACGATCCGGCAGGGTGAATACGCCGGTACTGATTCTCAGTGCCCGGGATGCTATCGACGACCGCGTCAAGGGGCTGCAGACCGGCGGCGACGATTACCTCACCAAACCCTTTAGCTTCTCAGAACTTTTGGCCCGGGTTCAGGCCCTCATCCGCCGGTCGAGCCATACGGTCGAGCCCACCCTGCTCAAGGCGGCGGACCTTACGGTGGACCTTTTGTCGCGCCGGGTGGCCCGCGGGGAAGAAACAATAGAACTTCAACCCCTGGAATTCTCGCTGCTGGAGTACCTCGTCAGGAACAAGGACAAGGTCGTGTCCAAAACCATGATCATGGAGCACGTCTGGAACTACAATTTCGACCCTCAGACCAATGTCGTCGAAGCCAGAATATGCCGTCTGAGGGACAAGGTCGACAAGGGATTTGAAAGGAAACTCATCCAGACGATTCGCGGTGTAGGCTATGTTCTTAAAGAGAGCGATTGA